In Anoplopoma fimbria isolate UVic2021 breed Golden Eagle Sablefish chromosome 12, Afim_UVic_2022, whole genome shotgun sequence, one DNA window encodes the following:
- the fam43b gene encoding protein FAM43B, producing MLPWRRNKFVLVEDEAKSKPKSLGTGLTYHSILSSLLRSCPDLLPDCPFDWVGNIFHTKRQKVELNKEEPVYNVRYLGSVVTITAKGDGCTQEAVAKIWARSNYGEQSVKMRLTVGPQGIRMSADKSGKKKPIHLYSLNRITHCGADPSRPKILAWIYRHQVKNMAVVLRCHAVLVSKSEKAQAIANRLYQNATSAFSEFKRLKRQSDFRHCQQQLLGEEAVPLMPLRRLLNGQCHYRPPADNPGSAIRLCSITEEEEDEEDDKDCEDEEQEMEEPAEVVEEHQRKQFFTTNTDPTQLLSELDLGDIARLEQCQINFVSDSNNNTFTFVTSLV from the coding sequence ATGCTGCCCTGGAGAAGGAATAAGTTTGTTCTGGTGGAGGATGAGGCCAAGAGTAAGCCAAAGAGCCTGGGGACTGGTCTGACCTACcactccatcctctcctctcttctgcgCTCCTGTCCGGACCTGCTGCCGGACTGCCCCTTTGACTGGGTGGGTAACATCTTTCATACCAAACGGCAAAAGGTGGAACTGAACAAAGAGGAGCCTGTTTACAATGTGCGCTACCTGGGGAGTGTAGTCACTATCACGGCGAAGGGGGACGGATGCACCCAGGAGGCTGTGGCCAAGATCTGGGCGAGGAGCAACTACGGGGAGCAGAGTGTCAAGATGAGGTTAACAGTAGGACCGCAAGGCATCCGCATGAGTGCTGACAAATCTGGGAAAAAGAAGCCCATCCATCTTTACTCTCTGAACAGAATCACCCATTGCGGCGCTGACCCGTCACGGCCCAAGATCCTGGCTTGGATCTACAGGCACCAGGTTAAGAACATGGCCGTGGTGCTCCGGTGTCACGCCGTCCTGGTCAGCAAGTCGGAGAAGGCCCAGGCCATTGCAAACAGGCTCTACCAGAACGCCACCTCCGCCTTCAGCGAGTTCAAGAGGCTGAAGCGTCAGAGCGATTTCCGGCActgccagcagcagctgctgggTGAGGAGGCTGTTCCCCTGATGCCGCTGAGGAGGCTGCTGAATGGGCAGTGTCACTACAGACCGCCTGCTGACAACCCCGGGAGCGCCATCCGCCTCTGCTCCATCacggaggaagaagaagatgaggaggacgaTAAGGACTGTGAAGATGAGGAGCAGGAGATGGAGGAACCAGCGGAGGTTGTAGAGGAGCACCAGAGGAAACAGTttttcacaacaaacacagacccGACTCAGTTATTATCAGAGTTGGACCTTGGGGATATCGCCAGACTGGAGCAGTGCCAAATCAACTTTGTCAgtgacagcaacaacaacacatttacatttgtaacCTCTCTAGTGTGA